The following DNA comes from Bryobacteraceae bacterium.
CGCCGCCGACTTCCTGGCGGTTGCCGGACCAGGTGAAGTACGGCTCCACTTCGCGCGCTGTGTCGCTCTGCACGACGGCCGGGTCCAGCCGGGCGAGCAGGAGCGGGTTGCGGGACATCTGCGGCAGGTTGGAAACAAGCGCGCTGTCGACGGTGGTTTCGAGCTTGCTCGTGTTGAACTGCACGCTGGCCGCGACATCGGTGACGGTGATCGCCTCCCGCACGTCGCCCGGGCGAAGCACGGCGTCGACGGTAATGTCACCGCGCGACTGCAGCAGCACATTCTCCTGAATGAAACGCTGGAAGCCCTGGAGCTGCACGGTTACGGTGTAGGCGCCCGGCAGAACGAGATCGAACAGGTACCGGCCCTGTTCGTTGGTCTCGCGAGTGCTCGCGACACCGGTTCTTACGTTGGCGAGCGTTACCGTGGCCCCGACAACGGCCGCTTGTGTGCTGTCGGTAACGGCGCCTTGAATACGGCCCCGGTACTCCTGGGCCGAAAGAGAAGCGGACAGCGCGACAAATATTGCCGCGCGCCGCGAAATCAAGCTGCGGAAAAACGGCCTCGCCAGACGAGAGCGCCCCACAATCCTGGTGGACATCATAGACCTCCTGGGGCGAAAGTCTATCACGTCGTTCCGGCGGACGGAGCGCGAACCGGGATCCGGCGCTAGAACTCAACCCGCAGCCCGAGCTGCGCGCGACGCCCGAAGGTGGCGGACAACTGGTTGTTGGAAACGCCGAAGAGGCTGCTGTTGACGTTGGTGCTGGGGTTGGCCCACGTCATGTTGTTGGCGGCGTTGAACACGTCCATTCGCAGTTCGCCGCGGACACGCTCGGTAACAGGGAGGCGCTTCACGATCGACATATCCAGATTGAACAGGCCCGGATTGGTGAGGCCGTCGTATTGCCAGGGATTGGTGCGTGGCGTGAACGCCGGCAGGCGCGAGAACGCCTGCGTATTGAACCAGCGCTCCGGGGTGGGGTTGTCGATCACCGGATCGCCGTTGACCTGCATTCCGCCGAAACGGACGAAGAAGCCGGAGCGCCAGGTCATGATGCCGCTCAGATCCCAGCCGCCGATGGCGTAGTCGATCATCCGAGGCATTGATGCTCCGAAAGCGCGGCCGCGGCCAACCGGGATCTCCCACGTGCCGGCGAAGGTGAGCCGGTGGCGGGGCCGGTCGTTATTCTGCCACGTGAAATCCTGCGTGAACGACGAGATGTCGTTAAAGAACACTTCGTCTCGTTGGCGCGAGTAGTTGTAGCCCATCAGCATCGAATACCCGTTCGCGAATCGCCGGTTGAGCCGGAGCTGCAACGACTGGTAGCGAGAGGATCCGCCGTTGATGCCGTCGACCACGTTCAGATTCCCGTACTGCGGGTACTGCCGGAACAACGAGGTCAATGCGACGGTCCGCTGGTAGCGGAGCGCGCCGGGGAACTTGTCCACCGTCGAGAAGTTGTAGAACGGATTCGGCACCGCTTTGTTGATCGCGTCTTTGTGCTCATAGGCGATGCGCGGATCCACCTGGTTCAGGTTGTAGTTGCCGACCAACTGGTTGGTGAAGTTCCAGTAGTAGGTCACGTCGAGCACGGTGTTCTGCGGGAGCTGGCGTTGGAACGAAATATTCACGCGATCGCTGTAGCTTCTCGGACGGTTGAGGGCGACGTAGGAGAGCGAGTCGCCGAGCGAGGTGTAACGGCCGAGACTCTTTTCGTACGCGGGAACAACGGGCTGGGAAGCCGGGAACGGATCGCGCAGCCGCGCCGAAGGCACGCCGAGCACCGCGGGGTAGGCGCCGGTGACGTTCTTGTAGCCGACGTAGATCGTATCGAAGATGTTGAACGAGCCGCCGGTCCACGGGGTGAGGTAGCGCCCGTAGCCTACGCGTAGCGACGTCATGTCGTTCACCCGGTAAGCAAAGCCAATGCGCGGGGAGAGCCCGCCCTTGCCCGCGTTCCATTGCCCGCGATTGCTCGAATCGGCGAATTGGAACGCGCCGTTGAGCGTGGTGGGACCTTGATAGAACTGGCCCACTTCGGCCGGGAACACAGGGGCGCCCGCGCCCTGCATTTCGGGAATGGGCGACGTCAGATCCAACGGCCGGGTGAGCCGGTTCTCGGGATCGGTATACGCGGTTTCGTATTCGTAGCGGAGGCCAAGATTGATGGTCAGGTTCCGGTTGAGCTTCCAATCGTCGTTGATGAACATGCCGTAGAACCGGTTCTGCCCGGTGGGCAGAATGGTCGCCGTCATCGACGTGGAGCCGCTGTCCCAACTGTCGGCGCCGTTGCCGGCGGGCTGAATCGCGCCGAGCAGGAAGGTGGCGTAGCCGTCGCCGGAGGTTCGCAGGTCGGGGTTGATGTACGTGGCCGCGGTGCCGTCTGCCTGGAAGCCGAAGCCGGGATTGTTGCTGACGATCAGGCTGGTGGTGCGGGTTCCGCGCGTATCGGCGCCCATCTTCAGGTAGTGACGGCCCTGTTGACGGGCGACCTTCACGCTGACGCTGTCGGCGTCGGGCCGTTGGTCCCAGGTGCCGCCGCGTGGGCCGAGCGACGTCCAATACTCGCCGCGGCCGGCGCCCATCACCGACATCCGCGGCAGCAACTCAGGCACGGCTCCGTTTCCGAAAACCGCGTTGTAGAAATTCGAGTTCGGCCAGTACTTCGCCCAGCAGCCTTCGCAATGGGATGCGTAGCGGGAGGCATCAATGAAGCTATGGTAGGTGCCATTGATGTTGACCACGGTGGTCGGGCTTGCCGTCCACACGGCGTCGCCGGAAATCGAAGTGGCGTCGCGCTGGCTGCCACGGTCGTTCACGAAGAACTCCGAACTCGTTGGGTTCGACGTCGTCACCGGCGTCCACAGTTTGCTGTATCGCCCGTAGAAGCGCAGCTTGTCGCTGTAGGCGAAGTCCGTGCGGTTGGAAAGGTTGTGGTAGTCGTAGCGGACCGGCAGCGGGACGTAGTAGTTGTTTACCTGATAGGGGCCCTGGCCGGGGCGATTCGCCTGCCAGAGTCCGGCCATGTATTGGGTGGCGATGGGGTCCTGCTGGGAGCGGGGAATCACGTTGCCGGGGAACGGCATCCGCGTGATGGTTTTCCCGTCGGCCGACGTTTCGGTGGTGAACGGATCGTAGATGGTGCGAAGGCCGCCGACTGAGTTGAGCGATTGGGAGAAGTCGCCGGAGCGCTCAAGATCGGTGGGGACGGTATTTAGGAAGTCGTTCGGATCGGTCTTGCGCCACTGCTCATATGAGAAGAAGTTGAACAGCCGGTTCTTAATGATCGGGTTGCCGATGGTGCCGCCGTACATGTGCGTGCGGCCGAGATTGGTAGTGCGGACCACCCGGTTTTCGAGCGCGTTCGCCCACGGGTATTGACCCTGGTAGAAGGCGTTGCCGTGCCACTCGTTGGTTCCGGATTTCATGGTCAGCGTGATCGCCGATCCGGAGGAGTGGCCGTACTCGGCGTCGACAGCGTTCTGCTGGACGGCGACCTCCTGCACGGAGTCCGGAGACGGCATGTAGCTGGTCTTGTAGCCGATGCCGATGGGGCTGCCGTCGATCTGGAGGTCGTTCGAGTAATTGCGTCCGCCGCCGACTTCCTGGCGGTTGCCGGACCACGTGAAGTAGGGCTCCACCTCGCGCGCGGTGTCGCTTTGGACGACCGAGGGGTCCAGCCGGGCGAGGAGCAGAGGATTGCGGGACATCTGCGGGAGGTTGGACACGAGCGCGCTATCGACGGTGGTTTCGAGCTTGCTGGTGTTGAACTGGACGCTAGCCGCCACGTCGGTGACGGTGATGGCCTCGCGGACATCGCCGGGGCGCAGCACGGCATCGACGGTGATGTCGCCGCGCGACACCAGAACGATATTTTCCTGAATGAACCGCTGGAAGCCCTGGAGCTGGACGGTGACCGTGTATGTGCCGGGCAGGACGAGATCGAATAGGTATCGGCCTTGGTCGTTGGTTTCGCGCGTGCTCGAAACGCCGGTTTGCACGTTGGCGAGCGTAACGGTGGCTCCGACGACGGTGGCCTGGGTGGTGTCGCTCACTGCGCCTTGGATGCGGCCGCGGTATTCCTGCGCCGGGGCGGAAAGCGCAACCAGGGCGAGGATCGCGGCTCCGCGCAGGGGCGTACATGCGCCCGCGAGAGGGATTATTTTCCGGAAGCTTTCGGGAAGTGCAGTCACAAGGACCTCCTGGGGGGTGCAGTTTATCACAATTTGTTCATGTTGTTAACCGGCGTTTCAATATTCATCATTCTTAATGCACGAGGCCGCGCGACACGCGCTTCGTCGGATGGCGCATTTTACATCCCAAGGTGGCGGCTGGGAGGACCCCGCACTACACTGAGGATGAGAGCCGAAATGTTCACCTGGATCTGTCCGCAGTGCGGCGCCGAAGTGCCCCCCCATCACGATCAATGTCCGCGATGCACGGAGAGGACCGCGCAAGGGGGCGCTCCGGAAGGAACGGTGGACCCGGCAACGCAGCTCCCGCCACAGCCGCCGCCTTCGGCTGCTCCGCCTCCGCCGCCGGGCTACGCGCCGCATCCAGGCTACGAAGCGCAGGGCGCGCCACCGTATCCGCCACCGCCCTACCCGCCCCAAGGTTATCCGCCGCCGGGATACCAGCAGGCTCCCTACCCGCAACAGCCACCCTATCCGCCGCCGCCGTATCCGCAGCAGGCGCCTTATCCGCCGCAAGGCTATCCACCGCAGGGATACCAGCAGCCGCAGCGCCCTCATCAGCCGCAGCAACCGCCTCCGCAATACGCTCCCCCTCGAAAGAGTTCGCCGCCGGGATGGCTGGTGACGCTGGGTGTAGCTGCCGTTGCTGGCGTTCTGGTGGGGGGATTCTACTATTACGTTTCCAACCGGGGCACGTTGGCCTCGGCAAAGGGGCCCGCGAATGAAGAACAGGTCGCCGACGCCTCCGGCGGGTCGCCCTCGAAGTATCTGGAGGCCGCCGGCGTTCGAATTTTCGAAGAGGACAAGCGGCCGCGCCTGCGCTTCCTGCTGGTGAATCACTCTTCGGCGGACTTGGCGGACCTAAAAGGAAGCGTCGCCATCGTTTTGAAGGACGGCGGCAAAGAAGTGGGCACGATGCCCCTCGCGCTCGATCAGCTCCGCGCGTTCGACGCCAAGGAGATCGAGGGTCCGCTGAAGACGAGCCTCCGCGCCTATGAGCTTCCGGATTGGCAGTTCGTTCGGGCGGAGATTCAGTTGAAGGAGTAGGCGGCCAAGGGACGCCGCCCTAGGGAACGGCGATGGTTGCCAGCGCCTGCCAGCCGCTGTTGTTGGAGAGGTTGTCGCGGGCGGCGGCATAGACGACGCGGTCCCCGGCGAACGACGGACTGAACGTCATGTTCAGCGTGAGCGTGACGGTATTCCCGGACTTGACTACGGACGACCCGGCTCCCGAGACCGTGCATTGACTGTTCGCCGCCGAACCCGCGCCGGGGATGATCAGCGATCCGGCGAAGGGACCGCCGCCGTCGCCTGCGTCGTTGACAAGAAACAGCGAGCCGTCCGACACCACGAACGCGATGTAGCAGGCGCCACGGCCGTCGATGGCGTTGTTGATGAGTATGTTCAACACGCTGAGCGCCGCGAAGCCGGCGTTGTCGGTGAACACCCCCGTCAGCGAGACGGTTCGCGACGTCGCCCGCGCGGGTGAGATGCTGCTGACGGATGCTGCATCCTGAGTCTGCGCCGGAATGCGCCAAGCGCCTTTGGGGCGCCAGCCGGTATTGGCAAAGAACAGGCTGCGGTCTCGGGACGCCATGTAGACAATGTGGCCGCCTCCGAAGGTGGGCGCGAACGTGACGTTGAGCGTGAGAGTGATCGAATTGCGGTCCACGGCGAATCCAGTTCCCACTCCGCTGATGGCGCATTGGCTGTTGAAGATCACGCCTGGACCAGGCAGTGTGAGAGATCCGGCGTAGGGGCCGCCCGCGTCTCCGCTATCGTTGACGAGAATCAAGGAGCGGCTGGAGACATCGAAGGCGAGATAGCATGCCCGCCTTCCATCAAGAGCCCGGTTGATGAGCACGTTGAGGATTGTCAGCGAGTCTGGGCTTTGGCCATGAAAAAAGGCGAACGTGAACGTTTGCGATAGGGCGCCGCCAGTTGCCGGAGCGACCGCAAGGGCTTCGCCGACAGGCAGCGGCAAGGCATTGCTACGAACTCCCCCGATAGCCGCCTCCACATCGTAGAGCCCGGGCGGCAAGGATCCCGGTACTTCGGCCACGATCTCGAAGAAACCCCGCTCGCCTTGCCGCAGTTCCGATGAGGCAACCGTGGCCGTCTCACCGCCTACTGTAACTTCAGGCCGCCATACGGACGATGCGTGCAAGCCCATCGGCGTGACGGCGCCCGTCCCGACTGGAGGATCGGTGGGACCGAGGCCGGCTGCGACTACCCGGATGCGCTCACCAGGTGCGGCCGGATCGAGGGCGGTCACTATTCCACCTGAAGCATGGCGCGCGAATAACAAGGGACCGCTGGTTGTCGGCGTGGAAAACAGACTGGGACAAGAGCTCTTGAGGATGACCGGGAACTGGGCGAGCTGACCGACTTGAATGATTGTCGGGCCGATTCCAGCGTCGACTGGGATCTGGATGTCGTACCGGGTCGAGCTGTCGCCGTAGACCCACGCGGTTTTGCCGCCCACCAGCACAGTCGCCATCAATGGAAAATCCGCACCGACGATGGACGCCTGACCCCCGGCGCAGAGGCTGGTCGTTTGTCCGGCCCGGCCAAGCACGGTAGAAATGACCTGTCCGAAGGCCGCCGAGGCGGAGATAGCGAAGATAGCGGCGATCACGGCGGCCGCCCGAAGTCCCGGCGCCAGTCGCCGCTTACCCCGACATCGCCCTGTTGCGCCCACCTGGCCCACGTAAGCGCCGCCCTAGGGAACGGCGATGGTTGCCAGCGCCTGCCAGCCGCTGTTGTTGGAGAGGTTGTCGCGGGCGGCGGCATAGACGACGCGGTCCCCGGCGAACGACGGACTGAACGTCACGTTCAGCGTGAGCGTGACGGTATTCCCGGACTTGACTACGGACGACCCGGCTCCCGAGACCGTGCATTGACTGTTCGCCGCCGAACCCGCGCCGGGGATGATCAGCGATCCGGCGAAGGGACCGCCGCCGTCGCCTGCGTCGTTGACAAGAAACAGCGAGCCGTCCGACACCACGAACGCGATGTAGCAGGCGCCACGGCCGTCGATGGCGTTGTTGATGAGTATGTTCAACACGCTGAGCGCCGCGAAGCCGGCGTTGTCGGTGAACACCCCCGTCAGCGAGACGGTTCGCGACGTCGCCCGCGCGGGTGAGATGCTGCTGACGCGGGCCGGAGTGAGGGGCGAGCCGGGAACCTGCCAAGCGCCATTCGCGTGCCACCCCGTGTTGTTCACCCCAGGATTCGCGTCGTTGTCGCGCGCGGCCATGTAGAGGAGGCGCGAACCCGCGAAGCTGGGCGCGAATGAAATATTCAGTGTCAGCGTGAGGGTGTTTCCACTCACCGCCACCGAGGACCCGCTCCCGTTCACCGTGCATTGGCTATTGGCGATGGAGCCGGAGCCGGGCAACACCATTGATCCGGCGTAGGGGCCACCCGCGTCGCCGCTGTCGTTCACCAGAAACAGCGAGCCGCTCGAGACGACGAAGGCCAGGTAGCAGGCGTTGCGCCCGTCGACGGCGTTGTTGATGAGCACGTTCAACACGTTCAGCTTCGATGCGCCCTGCGCGTGAAAGAAGGTGAACGAGAACACCTGCGAGAGCAGGTTGCCCGCTGCCGGCGTCGCTCCGAGCGCAGCGCCCACCGGCAGCGGCGCCATATTGCTGACAGCGCCGCCGATCGTCACCTGGACGTTGTGGAGTCCGGCGCCGAGCACAGGCGGAACCGTGACATTCAATTGGATGAAGCCGATCGCGCCCGGGAGGAGTCCGGAAAACAGCACAGTGGCCGCCTGTCCGCCGATCGTAACCGTCGGCGGTTGGACCGTGGTCGCCAAGGGACTGAACGGGGCGGCCGCGCCGGTTCCAACTGGTGGACTGGTGGCGCCGAATCCGGTGGCAACCAACTGGATCGCTTCGCCGGGCGAGGCCGGATGCAGCCCGGTGACGAGAGATGAGTCCTGATGCGTCGCGCTGACGAGCCCGCTGCCGTTGGCGGTGATCGAAAACAGCGCCGGACAGAACGCCGTGAGAGTAATGGCGAATGGGGCCGACGCTCCGACGGTGATTGTGGCGGCGCCGACGCCGGCATCCACCGGGATCTGGATGTTGTACTGGCCCGCGCTGGCGAAGTAGATGTGGGCGGCCTTGCCGGCGACTGTCACCGGACCCGCCGGTACAGGCAGATTCGTCCCGAATACCGATGCCTGGGAACCCGCGCAGATCGGGGCCGTGCCGGAGGCGGCGCTCACCACCGTGGCGATGGTCTGCGCCGGCAAAGATTGGGGCAGAAAAACCGCCACCAGAGAGAGAAATGGAACGGCAACCCTCGGAAGGCAGGCACAACGCATGCCCTGGAATGTACCACAAGCGATTCCGGAGAGAAACCTACTTTTTGAGTTTGTTGTAGATCGCGCGGACCGAGACGAGATTGCGTTCCTTGTCTTTGGCGATGCGGTGAGCGCTGAAGTCGCCCGCGGCGATCTGTTCCGGGCTCTGGCCGTGTTGGACGCCGCTGCTTACTGCATCGAGAACGGCCTTGAGATACGAGTACTGAGCGCGGAGTTCTTGAATGCCCCCGAGGTCGCCGTGGCCGGGTACGAGCGTCTTCACGTCCCAGAGCATCATGCGTTCCAGGGCGTGCAGCCAGTTGGCGTGATCGGCGTCGCCGTCGGCGAAGTTGTTGCCGAAGTCCCAATTCACGGCGAGATCGCCGGTGAAGAGAATCTTTTCCTTGGGCAGGTACGCCACGGAGTCCCCACGGCTGTGGCCCGGGCCCATTAATTGGAGCTCGATCCGGTGCTCACCGTCGTCGAAGGCCATGGAGTCGGCAAAGGTGAGGGCGGGGTGCGCCAGCCGGTATGGTTTCAGGCTGAACTCGCCGGTGGCGGTACTGCGGTCCCAACCGGTTTGGCCCTTCGCGCGGGACTCCTCGCCACAGGCTTGTGAGCAGACGATCGCCGCGCCCTGGTCGGCGAAGACGCTGCTGCCGTAGGCGTGGTCGCCGTGATAGTGCGTATTGAAGACGAAGCGGATGGGCTTGTTTGTGGTTTTCTTGATCTCAGCCAGGATTTCGCGGGCGCCCCAGGGGAAGTTGGCGTCGATGACGACGACATAGTCCTTGAAGATCACCCAGCCGCAGTTGGCAGGCTGATTCCGCGTGCGGTCGCCCATGCGGACGAAGACGCCCGGGGCGAGTTCGCGGACGGCGTTTCCGGCCCCTGCGGCGGTGAACAGCAGCGCGGCGAAAAGGGTTGCGAACAGGGCGCGTTTCATCGGTGCGATTGTACATCAGGGCGGTGCGGCGGCGTCCCGCGAGTAGAATGAAAAGACCATGTCGAGCGCTGCGATGACTCCGGTTTCGCCGGAGGTT
Coding sequences within:
- a CDS encoding MBL fold metallo-hydrolase, whose amino-acid sequence is MKRALFATLFAALLFTAAGAGNAVRELAPGVFVRMGDRTRNQPANCGWVIFKDYVVVIDANFPWGAREILAEIKKTTNKPIRFVFNTHYHGDHAYGSSVFADQGAAIVCSQACGEESRAKGQTGWDRSTATGEFSLKPYRLAHPALTFADSMAFDDGEHRIELQLMGPGHSRGDSVAYLPKEKILFTGDLAVNWDFGNNFADGDADHANWLHALERMMLWDVKTLVPGHGDLGGIQELRAQYSYLKAVLDAVSSGVQHGQSPEQIAAGDFSAHRIAKDKERNLVSVRAIYNKLKK
- a CDS encoding carboxypeptidase-like regulatory domain-containing protein produces the protein MTALPESFRKIIPLAGACTPLRGAAILALVALSAPAQEYRGRIQGAVSDTTQATVVGATVTLANVQTGVSSTRETNDQGRYLFDLVLPGTYTVTVQLQGFQRFIQENIVLVSRGDITVDAVLRPGDVREAITVTDVAASVQFNTSKLETTVDSALVSNLPQMSRNPLLLARLDPSVVQSDTAREVEPYFTWSGNRQEVGGGRNYSNDLQIDGSPIGIGYKTSYMPSPDSVQEVAVQQNAVDAEYGHSSGSAITLTMKSGTNEWHGNAFYQGQYPWANALENRVVRTTNLGRTHMYGGTIGNPIIKNRLFNFFSYEQWRKTDPNDFLNTVPTDLERSGDFSQSLNSVGGLRTIYDPFTTETSADGKTITRMPFPGNVIPRSQQDPIATQYMAGLWQANRPGQGPYQVNNYYVPLPVRYDYHNLSNRTDFAYSDKLRFYGRYSKLWTPVTTSNPTSSEFFVNDRGSQRDATSISGDAVWTASPTTVVNINGTYHSFIDASRYASHCEGCWAKYWPNSNFYNAVFGNGAVPELLPRMSVMGAGRGEYWTSLGPRGGTWDQRPDADSVSVKVARQQGRHYLKMGADTRGTRTTSLIVSNNPGFGFQADGTAATYINPDLRTSGDGYATFLLGAIQPAGNGADSWDSGSTSMTATILPTGQNRFYGMFINDDWKLNRNLTINLGLRYEYETAYTDPENRLTRPLDLTSPIPEMQGAGAPVFPAEVGQFYQGPTTLNGAFQFADSSNRGQWNAGKGGLSPRIGFAYRVNDMTSLRVGYGRYLTPWTGGSFNIFDTIYVGYKNVTGAYPAVLGVPSARLRDPFPASQPVVPAYEKSLGRYTSLGDSLSYVALNRPRSYSDRVNISFQRQLPQNTVLDVTYYWNFTNQLVGNYNLNQVDPRIAYEHKDAINKAVPNPFYNFSTVDKFPGALRYQRTVALTSLFRQYPQYGNLNVVDGINGGSSRYQSLQLRLNRRFANGYSMLMGYNYSRQRDEVFFNDISSFTQDFTWQNNDRPRHRLTFAGTWEIPVGRGRAFGASMPRMIDYAIGGWDLSGIMTWRSGFFVRFGGMQVNGDPVIDNPTPERWFNTQAFSRLPAFTPRTNPWQYDGLTNPGLFNLDMSIVKRLPVTERVRGELRMDVFNAANNMTWANPSTNVNSSLFGVSNNQLSATFGRRAQLGLRVEF
- a CDS encoding zinc ribbon domain-containing protein is translated as MFTWICPQCGAEVPPHHDQCPRCTERTAQGGAPEGTVDPATQLPPQPPPSAAPPPPPGYAPHPGYEAQGAPPYPPPPYPPQGYPPPGYQQAPYPQQPPYPPPPYPQQAPYPPQGYPPQGYQQPQRPHQPQQPPPQYAPPRKSSPPGWLVTLGVAAVAGVLVGGFYYYVSNRGTLASAKGPANEEQVADASGGSPSKYLEAAGVRIFEEDKRPRLRFLLVNHSSADLADLKGSVAIVLKDGGKEVGTMPLALDQLRAFDAKEIEGPLKTSLRAYELPDWQFVRAEIQLKE